One genomic window of Thermoanaerobaculum aquaticum includes the following:
- a CDS encoding glutamate synthase-related protein, translated as MKRGPVHFEQGWQGGQEAKPQAGGGSAPAQRVVFHRFHIDTQEAPERYPHPSRFRVRVKKLRLLFMVAEELLHLRGPGRVQVALSRPCVYGVFGRPVGGLAPIHEKCVGCLRCTTQYPHVVQIVPNPQRQNLGDAYLNPDWVDTIMLEARTGRVPVRGAGYRGPFGGQGWDGMWTDMSEIVRPTRDGIHGREYISTLVDIGEKPAFLNLDAGGQITGPKPKTFSMEVPFFYDLPPANAPRRVLQTLVEAAARVDSLAFVPLSQVLRYGLAGPQVVPVVSPGQETSLQRLTFTPRLVELSSWDAGLFAHVQKLFPQAVVPVRLPAAQDLWPLFTQGVRVFHLEANYHGQAGESFLGERLRAVHDALVRKGVREEVTLLGSGGIVQAEHVPKAIICGLDAVGLDTALWVALQARFYGQCRERSQAQVRFPRFPVPWGVQRLTNLAAAWRDQLLEVLGAMGLREVRRLRGEVGRCMFQAEAEREAFAGIPVVEPPAPARDGEARKQLPQPVQWAPVVWVRRAGHPSLTGGTLEERIVAKHRHALHRGFALWPQLPFRPPALGDARWTADLILSGWYQAQHGCPPEEHLEYRVGRSGGGFDLLDFAFLPPDQWLPEDVPIDTSIPLNRRPYDPQIVIPIPWYGAGMSFGSVSEQVMLARAMVAKAWNTFTSTGEGGYPDALIPYARHVNTQVATGMFGVREETIARAPIVEFKYAQGAKPGLGGHLLGDKATVAVAKMRESVPWVSLFSPFPFHSVYSVEDHKKHVDWIKAINPEALISVKVSTPTDVDMVAVGSYYAGAHIVHLDGSYGGTGAAPEIAKKNIALPIELAIPKVHRFLLAEGIRDQLVIMASGGIRTAYDIAKAIALGADGCILGTAELIALGCTRCSNCERGRGCPFGLTTTDPELSLLVDPEWGAQRLSNLYESYRKQLVQILRRLGLKSVRELRGRTDLLVYKGGHRREA; from the coding sequence ATGAAACGCGGACCCGTGCACTTTGAGCAGGGATGGCAGGGCGGTCAGGAGGCAAAACCGCAAGCCGGCGGAGGTAGCGCCCCAGCCCAACGGGTGGTCTTCCACCGCTTCCACATTGACACTCAGGAGGCCCCGGAGAGGTACCCCCACCCTTCCCGCTTTCGGGTGCGGGTGAAAAAGCTGCGGTTGCTTTTCATGGTGGCCGAGGAGCTGCTGCACCTGCGGGGTCCGGGCCGGGTCCAGGTGGCCCTTTCCCGACCTTGCGTTTACGGGGTGTTTGGCAGGCCGGTGGGGGGGCTGGCCCCGATCCACGAGAAGTGCGTGGGTTGCCTGCGCTGCACCACCCAATACCCCCACGTGGTGCAAATCGTTCCCAACCCCCAGCGGCAAAACCTCGGTGACGCCTACCTCAACCCCGATTGGGTGGACACCATCATGCTCGAAGCCCGCACCGGCCGGGTTCCGGTGCGGGGAGCCGGTTACCGTGGACCCTTTGGGGGTCAAGGGTGGGACGGAATGTGGACCGACATGTCGGAAATCGTGCGCCCCACCCGGGATGGGATCCACGGTCGCGAGTACATTTCCACCCTGGTGGATATAGGCGAAAAACCGGCCTTCTTAAACCTGGACGCCGGCGGCCAAATCACCGGGCCGAAGCCCAAAACCTTCAGCATGGAGGTGCCGTTCTTTTACGACCTTCCGCCCGCCAATGCCCCGCGGCGGGTGTTGCAAACGCTGGTGGAAGCAGCGGCGCGCGTTGACTCCCTGGCGTTTGTCCCACTTTCCCAGGTGCTTCGCTACGGTCTGGCCGGGCCCCAGGTGGTGCCGGTGGTTTCCCCCGGCCAGGAGACCAGCTTGCAAAGGCTCACCTTTACCCCGCGGCTGGTGGAGCTTTCAAGCTGGGATGCCGGCCTATTTGCCCATGTCCAGAAGCTCTTCCCCCAGGCTGTGGTGCCAGTGCGCCTTCCCGCCGCCCAGGACCTTTGGCCTTTGTTCACCCAGGGGGTGCGGGTTTTCCACCTGGAGGCCAACTACCACGGACAAGCCGGGGAGAGCTTCCTGGGGGAGCGCCTGCGGGCCGTCCACGATGCTTTGGTGAGAAAAGGGGTGCGGGAGGAGGTCACGCTTTTGGGCTCCGGCGGCATTGTGCAAGCGGAACACGTGCCCAAGGCCATTATTTGCGGTTTGGATGCGGTGGGCCTGGACACCGCCCTGTGGGTGGCCCTGCAGGCGCGGTTTTACGGCCAGTGCCGGGAGCGCTCCCAAGCCCAGGTGCGCTTTCCCCGCTTTCCCGTTCCCTGGGGGGTGCAGCGCTTGACCAACCTGGCCGCCGCCTGGCGGGATCAGCTGCTGGAGGTGTTGGGGGCCATGGGCTTGCGGGAGGTGCGCCGCTTGCGGGGGGAGGTGGGCCGCTGCATGTTCCAAGCGGAAGCGGAACGGGAAGCGTTTGCCGGTATCCCGGTGGTGGAACCCCCCGCCCCCGCCAGAGACGGGGAAGCCCGCAAGCAGCTGCCCCAACCGGTGCAGTGGGCCCCGGTGGTGTGGGTGCGGAGGGCCGGCCATCCCTCGCTCACCGGTGGTACCCTGGAGGAGCGCATCGTGGCCAAACATCGGCACGCCCTCCACCGGGGCTTTGCCCTTTGGCCGCAGCTGCCGTTCCGCCCGCCAGCGCTGGGGGATGCCCGCTGGACTGCGGACCTCATCCTCTCGGGGTGGTACCAGGCCCAACACGGGTGCCCGCCGGAGGAGCACCTGGAGTACCGGGTGGGGCGCTCGGGTGGCGGTTTTGACCTTTTGGATTTTGCCTTTCTGCCCCCGGACCAGTGGCTCCCCGAGGATGTTCCCATTGACACCTCCATCCCCCTAAACCGCAGGCCTTACGACCCCCAAATTGTGATTCCCATCCCCTGGTACGGGGCGGGGATGTCCTTCGGCTCGGTTTCCGAGCAAGTGATGCTGGCCCGAGCCATGGTGGCCAAGGCTTGGAACACCTTTACTTCCACTGGCGAAGGGGGCTACCCCGATGCCCTCATCCCCTACGCCCGCCACGTGAATACCCAGGTGGCCACCGGCATGTTTGGGGTGCGGGAGGAAACCATTGCCCGGGCTCCCATTGTGGAGTTCAAGTACGCTCAGGGCGCCAAACCCGGGTTGGGGGGCCACCTTTTGGGTGACAAGGCCACGGTGGCGGTGGCAAAAATGCGGGAAAGCGTGCCCTGGGTTTCGCTCTTTTCGCCGTTCCCCTTCCACTCGGTGTACTCGGTGGAGGACCACAAGAAGCACGTGGATTGGATCAAGGCCATCAACCCCGAAGCTTTGATTTCGGTAAAGGTTTCCACCCCCACCGACGTGGACATGGTGGCGGTGGGGAGCTACTACGCCGGGGCCCATATCGTGCACCTGGACGGCTCTTACGGTGGCACCGGTGCCGCCCCCGAAATTGCCAAAAAGAACATTGCCCTCCCCATTGAGCTGGCCATCCCCAAGGTGCACCGCTTCCTCTTGGCGGAGGGCATCCGCGACCAGCTGGTGATCATGGCCTCCGGGGGCATCCGCACCGCCTACGACATCGCCAAGGCCATTGCCCTGGGGGCCGACGGCTGCATTTTGGGTACCGCCGAGCTCATTGCCCTGGGCTGCACCCGCTGTTCCAACTGCGAGCGGGGGCGGGGTTGCCCCTTTGGCCTCACCACCACCGATCCCGAGCTTTCCCTGCTGGTGGACCCTGAGTGGGGGGCCCAGCGCCTTTCCAACCTGTACGAGTCCTACCGGAAGCAGCTGGTGCAGATCCTCCGGCGGCTGGGTTTGAAAAGCGTGCGGGAACTGCGGGGGCGAACCGACCTGTTGGTCTATAAAGGAGGGCATCGTCGTGAGGCGTGA
- a CDS encoding GltB/FmdC/FwdC-like GXGXG domain-containing protein, whose protein sequence is MRREALAALLLSSRRRLVPPARLPRAKAEAEGGCGVIGLAASVPVAGKHLLQALAQMRNRGNGKGGGIAAVGLDPGSFGVSRETLANDYLLAVALLDESSWDELYRDFIGKTFAVDATFSFTPQGAHRLGLEIPPPLVRGAFVRVLPEVRAAFVAEHSLTGADASAVDDEIVYQTTYRINTSFYASTGEKRAFVLSHGKDLLVLKMVGYGDDVVRVYGLEEFPAHVWIGHHRYPTKGRVWHPGGAHPFIGMHEALVHNGDFANYASIVSYLAQRSIYPLFLTDTEVAVLVFDLLYRVYGYPLEYVIEALAPTTERDFTMLPPEKRQTYRALQTVHMHGSPDGPWFFLIAGSDPQTRACRLLGITDTSMLRPQVFALQVGEQAVGFAASEKQGIDAALESLAAEDDRFWPVADQYWNARGGSHTDGGAFIFTVERNGSGRLRCTDKFGRVIAPHPNQKPPRVVGGWLKGSLAPQPPASTRLPLDLPTGELVSELLQKLAGFSYAQLEGLLARLVQAQSDEDRHRALAVLTALLDRRVPTGTMKRSGVVALTQQALATLVAGIARHPSPGFFWAGWEKPAVEPSHPQQVLVLEARGFPPEGPRSLARALVAHCQRGWQRVIVTGCAGHRFIGCGLGAHGLTPRVDVYGSPGDYLASGIDGACIVVHASAQDQLAQIMKSGKLVVYGDVGQTFGYAAKGGEAFILGNAAGRPMINAVGKPRVVINGTCLDYLAESFMAGDPHQGGGFVILNGVFYDQEGRLREMDTPYPGGNLFSLASGGAIFVRDPHGVLEDQQLNGGAFAPLTAEDWQLILPYLEENQRLFGIAVADLLTVDGRKRPPEQVYRKIVPAGHKALLPEEAWVRPAS, encoded by the coding sequence GTGAGGCGTGAGGCCTTAGCTGCGTTGCTCTTGAGCTCCCGTCGGCGGCTGGTGCCACCGGCCAGGCTGCCCCGGGCCAAGGCCGAGGCGGAGGGAGGTTGCGGGGTCATTGGCCTGGCCGCCAGCGTGCCGGTGGCCGGCAAGCACCTTCTGCAAGCGTTAGCGCAAATGCGCAACCGCGGCAACGGCAAGGGGGGAGGCATTGCTGCCGTAGGCCTGGATCCTGGTTCTTTTGGGGTTTCCCGGGAAACCCTGGCCAACGACTACCTTTTGGCGGTGGCGCTTTTAGACGAAAGCTCGTGGGATGAGCTTTACCGGGATTTCATTGGCAAGACCTTTGCGGTGGATGCCACCTTTTCCTTTACGCCGCAGGGTGCCCACCGCCTGGGCTTGGAAATCCCCCCTCCCCTGGTGCGCGGTGCCTTTGTGCGCGTGCTCCCGGAGGTGCGGGCGGCGTTTGTGGCCGAGCACAGTCTTACCGGCGCCGATGCCAGCGCCGTGGATGACGAGATCGTTTACCAGACCACCTACCGCATCAACACCAGCTTTTACGCTTCCACCGGTGAAAAGCGGGCCTTTGTGCTGTCCCACGGCAAGGACCTTCTGGTGCTCAAGATGGTGGGCTACGGCGATGACGTGGTGCGGGTTTACGGCTTGGAGGAGTTCCCCGCCCACGTCTGGATTGGCCACCACCGCTACCCCACCAAAGGGCGGGTATGGCACCCCGGGGGTGCCCACCCCTTTATTGGCATGCACGAAGCCCTGGTGCACAACGGCGACTTTGCCAACTACGCCTCCATCGTTTCTTACCTGGCCCAGCGCTCCATTTACCCCTTGTTCCTCACCGACACGGAAGTGGCGGTTCTGGTTTTTGACCTGCTTTACCGGGTTTACGGCTACCCTTTGGAGTACGTCATTGAGGCCTTAGCCCCCACCACCGAACGGGATTTCACCATGCTCCCCCCGGAAAAGAGGCAAACCTACCGGGCCCTGCAAACCGTGCACATGCACGGCTCCCCCGATGGTCCGTGGTTTTTCCTCATTGCTGGCAGCGACCCCCAAACCCGGGCCTGCCGCCTGTTGGGCATTACCGACACCTCCATGTTGCGCCCCCAGGTCTTTGCCTTGCAGGTGGGGGAGCAAGCCGTGGGCTTTGCGGCTTCGGAAAAGCAGGGCATTGATGCCGCTCTGGAAAGCCTGGCCGCGGAAGATGACCGCTTTTGGCCGGTGGCGGACCAGTACTGGAACGCCCGGGGTGGCTCCCACACCGACGGAGGTGCCTTTATCTTCACGGTGGAACGCAACGGCAGTGGCCGGTTGCGGTGCACCGACAAGTTTGGCCGGGTTATTGCCCCCCACCCCAACCAAAAGCCCCCCAGGGTGGTTGGGGGCTGGCTCAAGGGCTCCCTTGCCCCCCAGCCCCCGGCCTCCACGCGCCTCCCCCTGGACCTGCCCACCGGAGAGCTGGTGTCAGAGCTCCTGCAAAAGCTTGCCGGTTTTTCCTACGCCCAGCTTGAGGGCCTTTTGGCTCGCCTGGTGCAGGCACAAAGCGATGAGGACCGCCACCGGGCCTTAGCGGTGCTCACCGCGCTTTTGGACCGGCGGGTGCCCACCGGAACCATGAAGCGCTCCGGGGTGGTAGCCCTCACCCAGCAAGCGCTGGCCACGCTCGTTGCCGGCATTGCCCGCCATCCCTCCCCGGGCTTTTTCTGGGCAGGTTGGGAAAAACCCGCAGTGGAACCGTCTCACCCCCAGCAGGTGCTGGTCCTGGAGGCCCGCGGCTTTCCCCCCGAAGGCCCCCGCTCCTTAGCCCGGGCCCTGGTGGCCCACTGCCAGCGGGGCTGGCAACGGGTGATCGTCACCGGCTGCGCCGGCCACCGGTTTATTGGCTGCGGGTTGGGGGCCCACGGTCTTACCCCCAGGGTGGACGTTTACGGTTCCCCCGGCGATTACCTGGCCTCCGGCATTGACGGTGCCTGCATCGTGGTGCACGCTTCCGCCCAGGACCAGCTGGCGCAAATCATGAAGAGCGGGAAGCTGGTGGTTTACGGTGACGTGGGGCAAACCTTTGGCTATGCAGCCAAGGGCGGAGAGGCCTTCATCCTGGGCAACGCCGCCGGCCGCCCCATGATCAACGCCGTGGGCAAGCCCCGGGTGGTGATCAACGGCACCTGTCTTGATTACCTTGCCGAGTCGTTCATGGCCGGGGATCCCCATCAGGGCGGTGGCTTCGTCATCCTCAACGGGGTTTTTTACGATCAGGAAGGGCGGCTCCGGGAGATGGACACCCCTTACCCCGGGGGCAACCTCTTCTCCCTGGCCTCCGGTGGCGCCATTTTTGTGCGGGATCCCCACGGCGTTTTGGAAGACCAGCAGCTCAACGGCGGGGCCTTTGCCCCCCTTACGGCCGAAGATTGGCAGCTCATCCTCCCTTACCTGGAGGAAAACCAGCGCCTCTTTGGTATTGCCGTGGCCGATCTCCTCACTGTGGACGGACGCAAAAGGCCCCCGGAACAGGTTTACCGCAAGATCGTCCCCGCCGGCCATAAAGCGCTCCTACCCGAAGAAGCTTGGGTACGCCCCGCGTCCTGA
- a CDS encoding 1-acyl-sn-glycerol-3-phosphate acyltransferase — translation MTPVSVPLWLFVLMLFLASLAVLERLILPGVRVVLRKRFRAVVERINEKLALKLKPFKLAKKKALEQLLVHDPEVLRLAEKYRKERNLSWREVEDLLAVYAREIVPTFSVYLYYRLGHAVTKRLVRGLYKVRVGFLDRQALARIDPEDSVVFLMNHRSNLDYLLVAYLVSRHAAVSYAVGEWAKVWPLDTLIRRLGGYFVRRDTSDPLYRKVLERFVQLATDAGLTQGVFPEGKLTRDGALQPPKLGLLSYLLKGFNPQGERDLVFVPVGINYDRVLEDRTHALGLPVSVAGARQMAAWGLRWLWNGVRGKGHRLGYAAVNFGRPISTRELLSGVGDVRSLSQEAFRELVSRVGERLWQAVAATVPATPIPVFCGALLGEPSQQGVSVSGLYQTLDAQVHRFRELGVLVPELETGELFHFARRVVLARGWVREEEGRLIPVPEALPLLRFYANSLAHHG, via the coding sequence GTGACCCCGGTTTCGGTGCCGCTGTGGTTGTTTGTGCTTATGCTGTTTCTGGCAAGCCTGGCGGTGCTGGAACGCCTCATCCTCCCGGGTGTCCGGGTGGTGCTGCGCAAGCGCTTTCGGGCGGTGGTGGAGAGGATCAACGAAAAGCTTGCCCTGAAGCTGAAACCCTTCAAGCTGGCCAAGAAAAAAGCCTTAGAGCAGCTCTTGGTGCACGATCCCGAGGTGCTGCGTTTGGCCGAAAAATACCGGAAGGAAAGAAACCTGAGCTGGCGGGAAGTGGAAGACCTGCTGGCCGTGTACGCCCGGGAAATCGTGCCAACGTTTAGCGTTTACCTGTACTACCGCCTGGGGCACGCCGTCACCAAGAGGTTGGTGCGGGGCCTGTACAAGGTGCGGGTGGGGTTTTTGGATCGCCAGGCCCTGGCTCGCATTGACCCCGAGGACAGCGTGGTGTTCCTCATGAACCACCGCTCCAACTTGGACTACCTGCTGGTGGCGTACCTGGTTTCCCGCCACGCTGCGGTTTCCTATGCGGTGGGGGAGTGGGCAAAGGTTTGGCCCTTGGACACCCTCATCCGCCGGCTTGGGGGCTACTTTGTGCGCCGGGACACCTCCGATCCGCTTTATCGCAAGGTTCTGGAGCGGTTCGTGCAGCTGGCCACCGATGCCGGGCTGACTCAGGGCGTCTTTCCCGAAGGCAAGCTCACCCGGGACGGCGCGCTGCAGCCCCCAAAGCTGGGGCTGCTTTCCTACCTCCTCAAGGGCTTTAACCCGCAGGGGGAAAGGGATCTGGTTTTTGTGCCGGTGGGGATCAACTACGACCGGGTCTTGGAGGACCGCACCCATGCCCTGGGCTTGCCGGTTTCAGTGGCCGGAGCTCGGCAAATGGCGGCCTGGGGGCTGCGGTGGCTGTGGAACGGCGTGCGGGGTAAGGGCCATCGTTTGGGCTACGCCGCTGTAAACTTCGGCAGGCCCATATCCACCCGCGAGCTTCTTTCAGGGGTGGGGGACGTTCGCTCGCTCTCGCAAGAGGCCTTTCGGGAGCTGGTGAGCCGGGTGGGGGAAAGGCTCTGGCAGGCGGTGGCGGCCACGGTTCCGGCAACTCCCATCCCGGTTTTTTGTGGCGCTTTGCTGGGGGAGCCTTCCCAGCAAGGGGTTTCGGTTTCCGGCTTGTACCAAACCCTAGATGCTCAGGTGCACCGCTTTCGGGAACTGGGGGTGCTGGTGCCGGAGCTGGAAACCGGCGAGCTTTTTCACTTTGCCCGCAGGGTGGTGCTGGCCCGGGGCTGGGTTCGGGAAGAGGAAGGGCGGCTCATCCCGGTGCCGGAAGCCCTCCCGCTTTTGCGCTTTTACGCCAACTCGCTAGCCCACCACGGTTAG
- a CDS encoding amidase: MSQQKPSSLNRREAAKLLGLAAAAAAVPLPSQAEPGTWPRPPAEDPFPFLEATVPQLQEAMARGELTAEGLCQAYLERIGKLDPFLRSVVETNPEALAIARELDRERKEKGPRGPLHGIPVLLKDNIATGSAMETTAGSLALVGHKPPRDAFAVVELRQAGAIILGKTNLSEWANFRSTRSSSGWSGRGGQCANPYVLDRNPCGSSSGTGAAISANLAAVGVGTETDGSIVCPSNACGLVGVKPTLGLVSRSGIVPIAASQDTAGPMARTVTDAAILLAAMAGPDPEDAATSSAPKQVDFLPFLRPDALKGARLGVVRAKVTGYHPQVDKAYERALSVLKHAGAVLVDPADIPHLGEYDEAEFEVLLYEFKWQLAAYLQKWAPTCPYRDLQALIAFNEEHREQEMPYFGQEIFEMAAKKGPLSEKAYRKAKATCLKLARRRGLDAVFAKFHLDALLAPTGAPAWVTDLVNGDHYLGGSSTPAAVSGYPSVTVPMAFIHGLPVGLSFIGKPWQEGKLLGLAYAFEQATRVRKPPRFLPTLPPATS, encoded by the coding sequence ATGAGCCAGCAAAAACCGTCCAGCTTGAACCGGCGTGAGGCGGCCAAGCTCCTGGGGTTGGCAGCGGCCGCCGCCGCTGTTCCTCTCCCCTCCCAGGCTGAACCCGGGACCTGGCCGAGACCACCGGCGGAAGACCCCTTCCCCTTCCTGGAAGCCACCGTCCCGCAATTGCAGGAAGCCATGGCCCGGGGGGAGCTCACCGCCGAAGGGTTGTGCCAGGCGTACCTGGAGCGCATCGGAAAGCTCGATCCCTTCCTGCGTTCGGTGGTGGAAACCAACCCTGAGGCGCTGGCCATAGCCCGGGAGCTGGACCGGGAACGCAAAGAAAAAGGACCTCGTGGTCCCCTCCACGGCATCCCGGTGCTTCTCAAGGACAACATCGCCACCGGCTCCGCCATGGAAACCACCGCCGGGTCGCTGGCTTTGGTGGGGCACAAACCACCCCGGGATGCTTTTGCTGTGGTCGAGCTGCGCCAAGCGGGTGCCATCATCCTGGGCAAAACCAACCTCTCGGAGTGGGCCAACTTCCGCTCCACGCGATCCAGCTCTGGCTGGAGCGGCCGGGGAGGGCAGTGCGCCAACCCTTACGTTTTGGACCGCAACCCCTGCGGGTCTTCCTCCGGCACCGGCGCCGCTATTTCCGCCAACCTCGCGGCGGTGGGGGTGGGCACCGAAACCGATGGCTCCATCGTTTGTCCCTCCAACGCCTGCGGTCTGGTGGGAGTGAAACCCACCCTGGGGCTGGTGAGCCGCTCGGGCATCGTCCCCATTGCCGCTTCCCAGGACACCGCCGGCCCCATGGCCCGCACCGTGACCGACGCCGCCATTTTGCTGGCCGCCATGGCCGGACCCGACCCCGAGGATGCGGCCACCTCTTCCGCCCCAAAACAGGTGGATTTTCTCCCCTTCCTGCGCCCTGACGCCCTAAAAGGCGCCCGCCTGGGTGTGGTTCGCGCCAAGGTCACCGGCTACCACCCCCAGGTGGACAAAGCCTACGAGCGGGCCCTTTCGGTCCTCAAGCACGCCGGGGCGGTGCTGGTGGATCCCGCGGATATCCCGCATTTAGGCGAGTACGACGAGGCGGAGTTCGAGGTGCTGCTTTACGAGTTCAAATGGCAGCTGGCGGCTTACCTGCAAAAATGGGCGCCTACCTGCCCGTACCGGGATCTGCAGGCGCTCATCGCCTTCAACGAAGAGCACCGGGAGCAGGAGATGCCCTACTTTGGGCAGGAGATCTTCGAAATGGCAGCCAAAAAGGGCCCGCTTTCCGAAAAGGCCTACCGCAAGGCCAAAGCCACCTGCCTCAAGCTGGCCCGCCGCCGGGGCCTGGATGCGGTGTTTGCCAAGTTCCACCTAGACGCTTTACTGGCCCCCACCGGCGCTCCGGCGTGGGTCACCGACCTGGTCAACGGCGACCACTATCTGGGGGGAAGCTCCACGCCGGCGGCGGTTTCCGGTTACCCCAGCGTGACCGTGCCCATGGCCTTCATCCACGGTTTGCCGGTGGGGCTTTCGTTCATCGGCAAGCCCTGGCAGGAGGGGAAGCTCCTGGGTTTGGCTTACGCCTTTGAGCAGGCCACCAGGGTACGCAAGCCCCCACGCTTTTTGCCCACCCTGCCACCGGCAACCAGCTAA